From Streptomyces sp. NBC_00690, a single genomic window includes:
- the argC gene encoding N-acetyl-gamma-glutamyl-phosphate reductase, with protein MTFRVAVAGASGYAGGELLRLLADHPDVEIGALTGHSSAGKRLGDVQPQLHSLGDRVLEANSAEVLAGHDVVFLALPHGQSTALANALGRVALIVDCGADFRLRDPDDWKRFYGTPHAGVWPYGLPELPGARAALWQTRRIAVPGCYPTAATLALYPGYAAGLLEPEAVIVAASGTSGAGRALKPHLLGSEVMGSMTPYGVGGGHRHTPELVQNLSSAAGEAVAVSFTPTLAPMARGILATCSARVRPGTTAAALRTAYEEAFAAEPFVRLLGPGQWPASASVIGSNCAHVQVALDESTGRLIAVSAIDNLTKGTAGGAVQSMNIALGLPETLGLPLNGVAP; from the coding sequence ATGACGTTCCGCGTGGCAGTGGCAGGCGCGAGTGGATATGCCGGGGGTGAGCTTCTGCGGCTCCTGGCCGACCATCCGGACGTGGAGATCGGCGCTCTCACCGGGCACAGCAGTGCGGGCAAGCGACTCGGTGACGTACAGCCCCAACTGCACTCCCTCGGCGACCGGGTGCTCGAAGCGAACTCCGCCGAGGTGCTCGCCGGGCACGACGTCGTCTTCCTCGCCCTCCCCCACGGACAGTCGACGGCCCTCGCGAACGCCCTGGGCCGTGTCGCGCTCATCGTGGACTGCGGTGCGGACTTCCGACTGCGTGACCCCGACGACTGGAAGCGCTTCTACGGCACGCCCCACGCCGGTGTCTGGCCGTACGGACTCCCCGAACTACCGGGCGCGCGGGCGGCGTTGTGGCAGACCAGACGCATAGCGGTACCCGGGTGCTATCCGACCGCCGCCACACTGGCGCTCTATCCGGGGTACGCCGCCGGACTACTGGAACCCGAAGCGGTGATCGTCGCGGCGAGCGGAACCTCCGGCGCCGGTCGGGCGCTCAAACCCCATCTGCTCGGCTCCGAGGTCATGGGGTCCATGACGCCCTACGGCGTCGGCGGAGGGCACCGGCACACACCCGAGTTGGTGCAGAACCTCTCCAGCGCGGCGGGAGAGGCAGTGGCCGTGTCCTTCACCCCGACGCTCGCCCCGATGGCCCGGGGCATCCTCGCCACCTGCTCGGCCCGGGTGCGCCCCGGGACGACGGCCGCCGCACTGCGGACCGCCTACGAAGAGGCGTTCGCGGCGGAACCGTTCGTACGTCTCCTCGGCCCCGGGCAGTGGCCCGCCAGCGCGTCCGTCATCGGCTCCAACTGCGCTCACGTACAGGTGGCGTTGGACGAGAGCACCGGACGACTCATCGCCGTCAGCGCGATCGACAACCTCACCAAGGGCACCGCGGGCGGAGCGGTGCAGAGCATGAACATCGCCCTGGGGCTGCCGGAGACCCTGGGCCTGCCCCTGAATGGAGTCGCCCCGTGA
- the lanKC gene encoding class III lanthionine synthetase LanKC → MNPEYATYCQADRDFYDVPHRSSNGVDGTGSEARNGSFGPTQEPAPEGWERSRRGDWLSYSPRGLRLPQQGWKIHISATLDNAESILQRVLDYCIPRRVPVKFIPSRPLLLLRNAKYADRAGSGKFLTVYPHSEESFPEVCGDLMELLDGEPGPYILSDLRCGDGPVHVRYGAFAPRFCPGPDGRLVPAVADPSGTLVPDPRGPSLRIPDWVTPPAFLQPHIEARTTVGMDQMPYEISGALHFSNGGGVYKARDPRTGEDVVLKEARPHAGLAADGADAVARLERERTALEQLAGLECVPQLRGTFEVGGHHFLALEHVPGTTLNTVFARRFPLSASQPSREQLAEHAEWAGRMYGLVADAVQAVHERGVVISDLHMSNVMVSDDESRVVLLDFEAASRTADRCRQVVANPAFVAPRDRRGVEIDRYALACLRLALLLPLTTLFAIDRGKVTQLARGAARIFPVTEDELRPAVDEILRNAGQSDNAPAHGTTPPEQAIRSAQSRQTSADDGPEGSTAPDSTGHRPTAGSLRIPDPGEWPLSRDSMAQAILASCTPDREDRCFPGDIAQFASPAGGQSLGYGAAGILYALHETGAPSSPEAVEWLLARVKEPAPGTPIGLYDGLAGIAWTLRRIGHPEQAAELAQLIARQPVDGLTADLHGGHAGIALALDDLARTATGTEAVALAGTADRCTALAARALLSGPPSPRTGLLHGATGLALLFIRRYESTGDPQLLDLAATALHRDLARCRPGAEDALLVLEGKRTMPYLGAGSAGLALVLDEYLAHRPDDAFTTARQAMLPALCSAFYVQPGLFRGVAGLILQLSRTPVGDPELKQRTIRRHIELLGLHAVPYAGGLAFPGEQMMRRSMDLATGTAGCLLALGSALGDTPAALPFLSPRPRPTDRSQPGTVHQ, encoded by the coding sequence ATGAACCCCGAGTACGCCACGTACTGCCAGGCGGATCGTGATTTCTACGACGTACCCCACCGCTCCTCCAACGGCGTGGACGGCACCGGCTCCGAAGCCCGGAACGGCTCCTTCGGACCCACCCAGGAGCCCGCCCCCGAGGGGTGGGAGCGCTCCCGGCGCGGAGACTGGCTCTCCTACAGCCCCCGGGGACTTCGACTCCCCCAGCAGGGCTGGAAGATCCATATCTCCGCCACTCTCGACAACGCCGAGTCGATCCTGCAACGCGTCCTCGACTACTGCATTCCGCGGCGCGTCCCGGTGAAGTTCATCCCCTCCCGGCCCCTGCTGCTGCTGCGCAACGCCAAGTACGCGGACCGCGCCGGCAGCGGCAAGTTCCTCACCGTCTATCCGCACTCGGAGGAGAGCTTCCCCGAGGTCTGCGGCGATCTGATGGAACTCCTGGACGGCGAACCCGGCCCGTACATCCTCAGCGATCTGCGGTGCGGCGACGGACCGGTCCACGTGCGGTACGGAGCCTTCGCCCCCCGCTTTTGCCCCGGGCCTGACGGCAGACTCGTGCCAGCCGTCGCCGACCCCTCGGGCACCCTGGTCCCGGATCCCCGCGGACCGTCCCTGCGCATCCCCGACTGGGTGACGCCCCCGGCGTTCCTCCAGCCGCACATCGAAGCCCGCACCACCGTCGGCATGGACCAGATGCCGTACGAGATCAGCGGTGCGCTCCACTTCTCCAACGGTGGTGGGGTCTACAAGGCACGCGACCCCCGCACCGGTGAGGACGTCGTCCTCAAGGAAGCCCGGCCGCACGCCGGCCTGGCCGCTGATGGAGCCGACGCCGTCGCCCGGCTCGAACGCGAACGCACCGCCCTGGAGCAACTGGCCGGACTGGAGTGCGTACCCCAACTCCGCGGCACCTTCGAGGTGGGCGGACACCACTTCCTGGCGCTGGAACATGTGCCGGGCACCACCTTGAACACCGTCTTCGCCCGTCGCTTCCCCCTCTCCGCGTCACAGCCGAGCCGCGAGCAGCTGGCCGAGCACGCCGAATGGGCCGGCAGGATGTATGGCCTGGTGGCGGACGCCGTTCAGGCGGTGCACGAGCGCGGCGTGGTCATCAGCGACCTCCATATGAGCAACGTCATGGTCTCGGACGACGAGTCGAGAGTCGTCCTCCTCGACTTTGAGGCGGCCTCCCGCACGGCCGACCGGTGCCGCCAGGTGGTGGCCAACCCGGCCTTCGTCGCCCCTCGCGACCGGCGAGGCGTGGAGATCGACCGCTACGCCCTTGCCTGCTTGCGTCTCGCCCTGCTTCTGCCGCTGACCACTCTCTTCGCGATCGACCGGGGCAAGGTCACCCAGCTCGCCCGGGGAGCGGCCCGGATCTTCCCCGTGACGGAGGACGAACTCCGGCCCGCGGTGGACGAGATCCTGCGCAACGCCGGTCAGAGCGACAACGCCCCTGCCCATGGCACCACACCGCCCGAGCAGGCCATCCGCTCGGCGCAATCACGGCAGACGTCCGCCGATGACGGCCCCGAGGGCTCGACCGCCCCCGACTCCACCGGGCACCGGCCAACCGCCGGCTCCTTGCGCATACCCGACCCGGGCGAGTGGCCGCTCAGCCGGGACTCCATGGCACAGGCCATTCTCGCTTCCTGTACACCCGACCGTGAGGACCGATGTTTTCCGGGCGACATCGCCCAATTCGCCTCCCCGGCCGGTGGTCAATCCCTCGGCTACGGCGCCGCAGGCATCCTGTACGCGCTCCATGAGACAGGCGCGCCATCCAGCCCCGAGGCCGTGGAATGGCTACTCGCCCGAGTCAAGGAGCCGGCACCCGGCACTCCGATCGGTCTCTACGACGGCCTTGCCGGCATCGCCTGGACACTGCGTCGCATCGGCCACCCCGAGCAAGCCGCAGAACTGGCCCAACTGATCGCCCGCCAGCCCGTCGACGGGCTCACCGCAGATCTCCACGGCGGACACGCCGGCATAGCCCTGGCCCTCGACGACCTCGCCCGCACCGCCACCGGTACGGAAGCCGTCGCACTCGCCGGCACCGCCGACCGCTGTACCGCACTCGCCGCCCGCGCCCTGCTCAGCGGTCCGCCCTCACCCCGGACCGGACTGCTCCACGGCGCAACGGGACTCGCGCTGCTCTTCATCAGACGCTACGAGTCGACCGGCGACCCCCAACTCCTCGACCTCGCGGCCACCGCGCTCCACCGCGACCTCGCCCGCTGCCGTCCCGGTGCGGAAGACGCCCTGCTGGTCCTCGAAGGCAAACGGACCATGCCGTACCTCGGAGCGGGCAGCGCAGGACTCGCCCTGGTGCTCGACGAGTACCTCGCACACCGCCCGGACGACGCCTTCACCACGGCACGCCAGGCGATGCTGCCCGCGCTCTGCTCCGCCTTCTACGTCCAACCGGGACTCTTCCGGGGCGTCGCCGGGCTGATCCTCCAGCTCAGCCGCACCCCCGTCGGCGACCCGGAACTGAAGCAGCGGACCATCCGCCGCCATATCGAACTCCTCGGTCTGCACGCCGTGCCCTACGCCGGCGGACTGGCCTTCCCCGGTGAGCAGATGATGCGCCGATCCATGGATCTGGCCACCGGCACCGCAGGGTGTCTGCTCGCCCTCGGCAGCGCGCTCGGGGACACCCCCGCCGCACTGCCGTTCCTCTCGCCGCGACCGCGGCCCACAGACCGGTCCCAGCCAGGGACCGTGCACCAATGA
- a CDS encoding SapB/AmfS family lanthipeptide: protein MALLDLQALETPQDEAYGDVATGSQVSLLVCEYSSLSVVLCTP from the coding sequence ATGGCGCTTCTCGACCTTCAGGCCCTGGAGACCCCGCAGGATGAGGCGTACGGCGACGTCGCCACCGGAAGCCAGGTCAGCCTGCTGGTGTGTGAGTACAGCTCCCTGAGCGTCGTTCTCTGCACCCCGTGA
- a CDS encoding ABC transporter ATP-binding protein, with product MPSPPSATSVRFLGTGRLPLAAVAVCSALAALAAVALPAALGIAVDQLISEGRIPWSALLLCAGLTVAEVLLDALVALLGGTTTAALTARLRTLLLDRVVRTEPRRGGAVPPGDLTTRLTANAADAAAVPVTAATAVAGVLLPLGGIVGLFLIDPWTGLALLVGAPSFVLLLRTLIRRTADAAADYQREQALIATRLTEALDGAATLRAAHTATREHARITEPLTALAAHGRRTWQIHGSAAGTSAVLLPLLSVLVLAVAGLRLAAGAISVGDLLAVSRYAVLAIGLGSLTGALGAIARGRSAAARLEPLLTLPPVPHLARTLPAEGPGTVELRDIDVVEDGKHLLRGVNFTVPGGTSLAVVGRSGSGKSLVAAVAGRLMDPDGGTVSLDGVPLDTVDPVLLRHEVGYAFARPTLWGETVEDTIAAGAVRPTDTGIRTAARAASADGFIRLLPLGYRTPLDQAPLSGGERQRLGLARAFAHAGRLLILDDATSSLDTVTERQVQQALARYTGRSTRIVVAHRISSAVQADRVLWMDDGEVRAVGRHTDLWADPDYRQVFHYTPAPPTAPPPPTDGPSGRLTGGLTDPGALEAAAAPVPVSANHRPTEDPAQPAPPHQRRRSGPEAP from the coding sequence GTGCCATCCCCGCCGTCGGCGACGTCCGTACGGTTCCTGGGCACTGGCCGCCTCCCCCTCGCGGCCGTCGCCGTCTGCTCGGCCCTCGCCGCACTCGCCGCAGTCGCCCTTCCCGCGGCCCTCGGCATCGCCGTGGACCAACTCATCTCCGAAGGCCGCATCCCCTGGTCCGCCCTGCTGCTGTGCGCGGGGCTCACCGTGGCCGAGGTCCTCCTCGACGCGCTCGTCGCCCTGCTCGGTGGCACCACCACCGCGGCCCTGACCGCCCGACTGCGCACCCTCCTCCTCGATCGAGTGGTGCGCACCGAGCCACGCCGGGGCGGCGCCGTGCCACCCGGTGACCTGACCACCCGACTCACCGCCAACGCCGCCGACGCCGCAGCCGTGCCCGTCACGGCCGCCACCGCAGTCGCCGGCGTCCTCCTCCCCCTCGGCGGGATCGTCGGGCTGTTCCTCATCGACCCCTGGACCGGACTCGCACTCCTCGTCGGCGCACCCTCGTTCGTCCTCCTCCTGCGCACCCTCATCCGCCGCACCGCGGACGCAGCCGCCGACTACCAGCGCGAACAGGCCCTGATCGCCACCCGACTCACCGAGGCACTGGACGGCGCGGCCACGCTGCGGGCCGCACACACCGCCACCCGTGAACACGCGCGCATCACCGAACCGCTCACGGCCCTCGCCGCGCACGGTCGCCGGACCTGGCAGATCCACGGCAGCGCCGCAGGCACCAGCGCCGTGCTCCTGCCACTGCTCTCCGTACTGGTGCTGGCGGTGGCCGGGCTCAGACTCGCCGCTGGGGCGATCAGTGTCGGCGATCTCCTTGCCGTCTCCCGCTACGCGGTCCTCGCCATCGGCCTCGGCTCGCTCACCGGAGCCCTCGGCGCGATCGCCCGGGGACGCAGCGCCGCGGCTCGGCTGGAGCCCCTCCTGACACTGCCACCGGTGCCCCATCTCGCCCGCACCCTGCCCGCCGAGGGCCCCGGCACCGTGGAACTGCGCGACATCGACGTGGTGGAGGACGGAAAACACCTGCTGCGCGGAGTCAACTTCACTGTCCCGGGCGGCACGTCGTTGGCCGTCGTCGGCCGATCCGGATCCGGGAAGTCTCTCGTCGCCGCCGTCGCAGGCCGGCTCATGGACCCCGACGGCGGCACCGTCAGCCTCGACGGGGTCCCCCTGGATACGGTCGACCCGGTACTCCTGCGGCACGAGGTCGGCTATGCCTTCGCCCGTCCCACCCTGTGGGGCGAGACCGTCGAGGACACCATCGCGGCCGGTGCGGTCCGCCCGACCGACACCGGGATCCGCACGGCCGCCCGAGCCGCATCCGCCGACGGATTCATCCGACTGCTCCCGCTCGGCTACCGAACCCCCCTCGACCAGGCCCCCCTGTCCGGCGGCGAGCGTCAACGCCTCGGCCTGGCAAGGGCGTTTGCCCACGCCGGCCGGCTGCTGATCCTCGACGATGCCACCTCAAGCCTCGACACCGTCACCGAACGGCAGGTCCAGCAGGCCCTGGCCCGGTACACGGGCCGCAGCACGCGGATCGTGGTCGCCCATCGCATCTCATCGGCCGTCCAAGCGGACCGGGTGCTGTGGATGGACGACGGCGAAGTGCGCGCGGTGGGACGGCACACCGACCTCTGGGCGGACCCCGACTATCGACAGGTCTTCCATTACACCCCCGCCCCGCCCACTGCCCCGCCCCCGCCCACTGACGGGCCTTCCGGGCGGCTCACGGGCGGGCTGACGGACCCGGGGGCCTTGGAAGCAGCAGCAGCGCCCGTCCCCGTCTCGGCGAACCATCGCCCCACCGAGGACCCCGCGCAACCCGCACCACCCCACCAACGGCGGCGATCCGGACCGGAGGCACCATGA
- a CDS encoding ABC transporter ATP-binding protein, producing the protein MTPDPVPTAAEPARIRGALRRVIREGVPFLRARTAAMRRLAGWSLLEFAQTFISGYAVAHAIDRGFLADAPATGLLWLAVAALATLPAALATRRLFAGLADLVEPLRDGLVRRSTARALAGALTAATPATTRSLSQVTHQSEIARDGWAGLVLSLRSFVFTSLGALAGLAALSPRLLLVVLPPLLLGLALFLATLIPMAARQSAYLESDEAFAAHAGHTASALRDIAATGAVSSTLTRAEHLADEQVAAARSLARWAAVRIVALAVCSRVPPLLLLLAAPWLMRQGLTSGALVGAFAYLTASLAPAVHALLSVLGTVGGRLVVVLDRFTGTVTLPPQPGTAPPPPHSPSADTAELRSVSFAYGPGARPVLHRLDLTLRPGEHLAVVGPSGSGKSTLAAVLAAVVPPTEGEVRWLGRPTGEWEPTALRTLLPQQAYVFTGTLRDNLRYLRLTADDRELIGSIEAIGATSLLERLGGLDAAVDPQQLSPAERQLIALCRAHLTTTPLLILDEATSHLDPAAEARAEVALAERGKTLVVIAHRLSSAGRAGRVLVMDGTHTVCGTPAELPAQSALYRDLMGHWSPTPKAPAPDGSEVSESSDPSERAVSTMWQG; encoded by the coding sequence ATGACGCCCGACCCGGTCCCCACCGCGGCCGAGCCCGCACGGATCAGAGGCGCCCTGCGCAGGGTCATCCGCGAAGGTGTGCCCTTCCTCCGGGCCCGTACCGCTGCGATGCGCCGCCTCGCAGGCTGGTCGCTGTTGGAGTTCGCCCAGACCTTCATCAGCGGATACGCCGTCGCCCACGCCATCGACCGGGGCTTCCTCGCGGACGCCCCCGCCACCGGACTGCTCTGGCTCGCCGTGGCCGCGCTCGCCACCCTCCCCGCCGCGCTCGCCACCCGCAGGCTGTTCGCCGGACTCGCCGACCTGGTCGAGCCGTTGCGCGACGGCCTGGTGCGACGTTCGACGGCCCGCGCCCTGGCCGGGGCGCTCACCGCGGCCACCCCCGCCACCACCCGTTCGCTCTCCCAGGTCACGCATCAGAGCGAGATCGCCCGGGACGGCTGGGCCGGCCTCGTCCTGTCCTTGCGTTCCTTCGTCTTCACCTCGCTCGGCGCGCTCGCCGGCCTGGCCGCACTCTCCCCGCGACTGCTCCTGGTCGTCCTGCCGCCGCTCCTGCTCGGACTGGCGCTCTTCTTGGCCACGCTCATCCCCATGGCCGCGCGCCAGAGCGCCTACCTCGAATCCGATGAAGCCTTCGCCGCCCATGCGGGCCACACGGCCTCCGCGCTCCGGGACATCGCAGCGACGGGTGCGGTGAGCTCGACCCTCACCCGTGCCGAGCACCTCGCGGACGAACAGGTCGCCGCGGCACGGTCCCTCGCCCGCTGGGCGGCCGTACGCATCGTCGCCCTCGCCGTGTGCTCACGCGTCCCACCGCTGCTCCTGCTCCTCGCCGCCCCCTGGTTGATGCGACAGGGACTCACCAGCGGCGCGCTCGTCGGGGCGTTCGCCTATCTCACCGCTTCGCTGGCGCCCGCGGTGCACGCCCTGCTCAGCGTGCTGGGCACCGTGGGCGGACGGTTGGTGGTGGTGCTCGATCGCTTCACCGGAACCGTGACCCTGCCGCCGCAGCCGGGCACCGCGCCGCCCCCGCCCCACTCGCCGTCCGCGGACACGGCCGAACTGCGCTCCGTGAGCTTCGCGTACGGCCCGGGCGCCCGTCCCGTGCTGCACCGGTTGGACCTCACGCTTCGACCGGGGGAGCACCTGGCGGTGGTGGGACCGAGCGGCAGCGGCAAGTCCACGCTCGCAGCCGTTCTCGCCGCGGTGGTGCCCCCCACCGAGGGGGAAGTGCGCTGGCTGGGCCGGCCCACCGGGGAGTGGGAGCCCACTGCGCTGCGTACCCTGCTGCCCCAGCAGGCGTACGTGTTCACCGGCACCCTGCGCGACAACCTCCGCTATCTGCGGCTCACGGCCGACGACCGCGAACTCATCGGATCGATCGAGGCCATCGGCGCGACCTCCCTGCTGGAGCGGCTCGGGGGACTGGATGCCGCCGTCGACCCACAGCAACTCTCGCCCGCGGAACGCCAACTCATCGCCCTGTGCCGGGCCCATCTCACCACCACGCCCCTGCTGATCCTGGACGAGGCGACCAGCCATCTCGATCCGGCAGCCGAGGCCCGTGCCGAAGTGGCGTTGGCCGAGCGGGGGAAGACCCTGGTGGTCATAGCCCACCGGCTGTCATCGGCTGGCCGCGCGGGACGGGTACTGGTGATGGACGGTACGCACACGGTGTGCGGAACGCCGGCAGAGCTCCCCGCCCAGTCGGCGCTGTACCGCGATCTGATGGGGCACTGGTCCCCGACCCCTAAGGCCCCGGCACCGGACGGATCAGAGGTGTCGGAGTCGTCTGATCCATCGGAACGTGCCGTGAGCACGATGTGGCAGGGATGA
- a CDS encoding response regulator transcription factor, whose amino-acid sequence MTTVLLVHAVSLWRASLACLLSKHHGIQVHTTDKGGVRAAMNEKPADILLTDLDCPDSVEVLTLSESLRRSAEQQTALVVLARGDRAGDLRRASDAGARGYIDKFGPVDNLCDVVRKVAAGGRHIDQSLAFGLLQATEVPLSPRELHVLSMAAEGESVSSIANALHLASGTVRNYLAAAIRKTGARNRLDAIRLSKEFGWL is encoded by the coding sequence ATGACGACGGTTCTGCTAGTACACGCGGTATCCCTTTGGCGTGCATCGTTGGCTTGCCTGCTCAGCAAGCACCACGGCATCCAGGTACACACGACCGACAAGGGGGGCGTGCGAGCGGCCATGAACGAAAAACCCGCAGACATACTGCTGACGGATCTCGACTGTCCGGATTCCGTGGAAGTCCTCACCCTCTCGGAGTCGCTGCGGCGTTCCGCGGAGCAGCAGACGGCCCTGGTGGTGCTCGCGAGAGGAGATCGAGCCGGTGATTTACGCAGAGCCTCGGATGCGGGGGCGAGAGGATACATAGACAAGTTCGGCCCCGTGGACAATCTCTGCGACGTGGTGCGCAAGGTGGCGGCGGGCGGTCGGCACATCGACCAGTCGCTGGCCTTCGGACTGTTACAAGCGACCGAAGTACCACTGTCTCCGAGGGAGTTGCACGTGCTGTCCATGGCCGCCGAGGGCGAGTCGGTCTCGTCCATCGCCAACGCACTCCATCTGGCGAGCGGCACGGTCCGCAACTATCTGGCGGCGGCGATACGGAAGACGGGGGCACGGAACAGACTCGACGCCATAAGACTCTCGAAGGAATTCGGCTGGCTGTAG
- a CDS encoding winged helix DNA-binding domain-containing protein, with protein MALAKQPPVLTARALNRATLDRQLLLRRSPRARMSVLGAIEHLVGLQAQNVKPPYVALAARLADFDPQELSALMASREAGRLVTMRSTIHTHSAADSLALRQLVQSGGPARELRMFQGGLQGVDLDQLAVLARELVEDEPRTMKQLREALLVRWPHADPQSLSIAARCLLPLVQITPRGLWGSSGQVTLTTAEHWFGRTADPTATADDLVLRYLGAFGPASVKDMQTWSGLTRMREVFARLRPQLLVFRDEKGVELFDLPDAPRPDPSTPAPPRFLPEYDNLLLSHADRSRVVAQDEHKSLTWRGNQSYPTLLVDGFLAGIWQLAQTDDRTGSDARATSQARANRATLTVQLFAPLGKAQRAEVAEEAERTLSALTSAATYDIRFGRFLD; from the coding sequence ATGGCCCTTGCGAAACAGCCTCCCGTGCTCACTGCCCGCGCGCTCAACCGCGCCACCCTCGACCGTCAACTCCTCCTGCGTCGTTCACCGCGGGCGCGGATGTCGGTCCTCGGCGCGATCGAGCACCTCGTCGGCCTCCAGGCACAGAACGTGAAGCCCCCGTACGTCGCCCTCGCCGCCCGACTTGCCGACTTCGATCCCCAGGAGCTCTCTGCATTGATGGCCTCGCGTGAGGCGGGGCGGCTGGTGACAATGAGATCGACCATCCACACCCACTCCGCGGCGGACTCCCTGGCCCTGCGTCAGCTGGTCCAAAGCGGCGGCCCCGCCCGTGAGCTGCGGATGTTCCAGGGCGGGCTCCAGGGAGTCGATCTCGACCAGTTGGCCGTCCTGGCCCGCGAACTCGTCGAAGACGAACCCCGAACCATGAAGCAACTGCGCGAAGCGCTCCTCGTCCGATGGCCGCACGCCGACCCGCAGTCCCTCTCCATCGCCGCCCGCTGTCTGCTCCCGCTGGTGCAGATCACGCCCCGCGGCCTGTGGGGCAGCAGCGGCCAGGTCACGTTGACCACGGCGGAGCACTGGTTCGGACGGACCGCAGATCCCACGGCCACCGCGGACGACCTGGTGCTGCGCTACCTCGGCGCCTTCGGGCCCGCTTCCGTCAAGGACATGCAGACCTGGTCCGGGCTGACCCGGATGCGGGAGGTCTTCGCCCGGCTGCGCCCCCAGCTGCTGGTCTTCCGCGATGAGAAGGGAGTCGAGCTATTCGACCTCCCCGACGCGCCCCGCCCCGACCCGAGCACCCCGGCACCGCCCCGCTTCCTGCCCGAGTACGACAACCTCCTGCTCTCGCACGCCGACCGCAGCCGGGTCGTCGCCCAGGACGAACATAAGTCGCTGACCTGGCGCGGCAACCAGTCGTACCCCACGCTGCTGGTGGACGGCTTCCTCGCCGGGATCTGGCAGCTCGCCCAGACCGACGACAGGACCGGCAGCGACGCCAGGGCGACCAGCCAGGCCCGGGCGAACAGGGCGACCCTCACCGTGCAGCTCTTCGCACCCCTCGGCAAGGCACAGCGAGCAGAGGTGGCCGAGGAAGCCGAGCGGACACTCAGCGCCCTGACCTCGGCGGCGACGTACGACATCCGCTTCGGTCGGTTCCTCGACTGA
- a CDS encoding SAV_915 family protein, translating into MYTADDGEGDRPGPAAVLYVPVRFGRVGGHHLCFLRTPLGVRTAVGFTSRERLAAVLGAEQPWIRLAKSVVRALAEPLGVLTLTVDPQLTAPGPARTVAKGPGTPSCVRRLIDAPGEGLAVEGALRVAPAAGEFSRPGA; encoded by the coding sequence ATGTACACAGCAGATGACGGTGAGGGTGATCGTCCGGGGCCGGCAGCGGTGCTCTACGTCCCGGTGCGGTTCGGTCGGGTCGGGGGCCATCACCTGTGCTTCCTTCGTACGCCGCTCGGGGTGCGGACCGCCGTGGGATTCACCAGCCGTGAGCGGCTCGCCGCGGTTCTCGGAGCGGAGCAGCCGTGGATCAGGCTCGCGAAGTCGGTCGTACGTGCGCTCGCCGAACCGTTGGGCGTACTGACCCTCACCGTCGATCCGCAGCTGACGGCCCCGGGCCCGGCGCGGACCGTGGCGAAGGGGCCCGGGACGCCTTCGTGCGTACGTCGGTTGATCGACGCGCCCGGCGAGGGGCTCGCGGTGGAAGGGGCCTTGCGCGTGGCTCCGGCCGCCGGTGAGTTCTCGCGCCCCGGCGCCTGA
- a CDS encoding response regulator transcription factor, which translates to MRAALVRLRRATGLPIAFGGLLHDAQRLRIAQLSGAQTSALHGLSICTGNGLGGKSMALSRPCAVTDYREARHISHEYDSAVSTEGLRSVLAVPVVVRRRVRGVLYGALRRPVPLGDRTFDAAVAAARDVEQALVVRDEVQGLLAVAREPVAGRGAWEEVREVHGELRALAPKVADPELRQTLLAVCGRLAEAGVRSDAAPSGSTRRSAQSVGLAPREVDVLACVAAGATNAAAAERLGLRPETVKGYLRAAMRKLGAHTRLEAVVAARRAGVLP; encoded by the coding sequence ATGCGGGCGGCGCTGGTGCGCCTGCGCCGCGCGACGGGTCTGCCGATCGCCTTCGGTGGACTGCTGCACGATGCCCAACGACTGAGGATCGCCCAACTGAGCGGAGCGCAGACGAGCGCGCTGCACGGATTGTCGATCTGCACCGGCAATGGTCTGGGCGGCAAGTCCATGGCCCTGTCCCGGCCCTGTGCGGTGACCGACTACCGCGAGGCCCGGCACATCAGTCATGAGTACGACTCCGCGGTGTCGACGGAGGGCCTGCGCTCGGTCCTCGCCGTACCGGTGGTCGTCCGCCGACGCGTTCGGGGGGTGTTGTACGGGGCGCTGCGGCGGCCGGTGCCGCTGGGTGACCGGACCTTCGACGCGGCGGTCGCCGCCGCCCGCGATGTGGAGCAGGCCCTCGTGGTCCGCGACGAGGTCCAGGGGCTGTTGGCCGTGGCCCGGGAGCCGGTGGCGGGGCGTGGGGCGTGGGAGGAGGTCCGTGAGGTGCACGGTGAACTGCGCGCACTGGCCCCGAAGGTGGCCGACCCGGAGCTTCGGCAGACGCTGCTGGCGGTCTGCGGGCGGCTGGCCGAAGCGGGGGTGCGGTCCGATGCCGCGCCGAGCGGCAGCACCAGGCGGTCCGCGCAGTCGGTGGGGCTCGCCCCCCGCGAGGTCGACGTGCTGGCCTGTGTCGCGGCGGGGGCGACGAACGCGGCGGCGGCCGAGCGGCTCGGGCTGCGACCGGAGACGGTGAAGGGCTATCTCCGCGCGGCCATGCGGAAACTGGGGGCGCACACCCGGCTGGAGGCGGTGGTGGCGGCACGACGGGCCGGCGTGCTGCCATAG